GAGACAGTTCACGTCAACATCGCAGACCTGCTGTGAGACAGCATCGGTGAATCACAGAGGACAGGAAACTACTGCACAGCTGCTCTGAGGTGTGGACACAACTTACAACATGCTTCAATGATCTGCCaccatttacaaaaaaaaaaacacttctgtgATCTTCAAATTTATTTCAATATGAGATCTGGTTATAATGACAAAGTTTCTCATTGTAAGGATGAATAAAATCTTGTTACATTGCGAGAAGTTTTCGCCCAAAAGATATATTTAAAGGAGCTAATGGGTGggttgccatgaaattttgtactGACGAACATgttcctcagaggatgaatcttACCAAGATCACTTGACTTTTCCTCTTGTGCCACAATGAGGTTcacatttgtgattttgagagaaatatctCCACAAATGTTGGATGAGTTGTCATGAAATTTCATCCAGACATTTACtttcccctcaggatgaattcCGATTTGTTTGTCAGCTGGCATATCACCAAATACCtacaaaatttaagacattcaCATCAGCCTTTAGCTGTTTCCTCACTACAAACGACACAGCAAGGGCATGCCAAGCTAGATTATTGCTGAGATGGCATCAAAATGCTGCTCAAGCACTTAACGTCATCACGGTGCATGTATGTCTGCTATTTGCCACCCAGGAGTCCCCTCCATGTTTACAGTCTACGCAttttgctgcttcctgtttggtgctAGAGCGATGGATAAAGTTCAAATCTTTGAAGAGTGCCAATATGAGAAAAAGCTGGCTTAAGTCAGCTTTTTATGACCACTTTACACCAAATGATCAAGATCACAGTGTAAAAACTGTGGTAAAACTCAGGATTTTGTTTGAACCTTGGAAATTTGTCTAAGAAAGTGAAACTGCTTGAAAAAATCTTTTGGTGTAAGGAAGGCATAAGTGCTTCGGACATTGTCAGACTCCGATGAAGCGACGTCGGCAGAAATAAGTgattgttttggttaaaatttaTTCTGATTTGACACTTTGTCATTATAACAAGATCCTGAGATTAACTCTTCTTACAGCTTTGCTTCTCGAAAGTTTACTGCTCTGTGTGATCCGTGTAAAAGATCTGTTCtgttatctatctatttatcaaTCTATCTGACTTGCAACACAGTGACTCTAGGTAAAACTGTTTTATCTTAACACCACAGCAGCTCAGTTCACTCGTGTGCTCTTCATCTCTAATCAACTCCATGCAAATCATCTAACACCTGCAGAGTTGGAATGAAAACctacaaactacaaatataatttgattggcaagatatttttttaaggctggtattgataaaaatgttttaaaattgaagCTGCAGATTGGAGATTCAGTATTTTAAGCCGATAATTAACATctttacgttttttttaaaattcatgacAGGGTAAGAAAGCAGGGTGAAACAGCAGCTAGGCCACGAAAGTACACTACAACTCTCCAGTGAAAGCCAGACTGGTTCAACACCTTTTATATGCTTTAGCAGCTCTTGAAGGCAGCGGCAGTGTTAATAAACTGATGCCCTTCTCAGACTGTTCAATAACGTAACATCCTCACCTCCACCTCAGCCTGGTGGCGGGAGATTTTGGGATCCAGATCCAACATCTGACCCAGCTGTCGGGCCACGTGGAGCATGGATTAAAACCACTGATTTACAAGacataattattatatgtaCACTCCTCCAGCACTCACTCAACTCACAGTTAGTACTCATAATATACATCCGTGCCTAagtgaatatttgaaatgatttccATTGATCTTCTTCTTGTATCGACCAACACTGCAGTGATACTTCCACAAAAGAGATCCAGTGGTTTCAGTTTGTTGAGTTTCTCGGCGATAAACTCCTTGCAGCTAAGATGCCTTTAGCAAAAGACGAACCACCTCACGTCGACACACTTCACCGAGTCTCTGAGGACATTCTGGGACACATGAGGTACATTCTGCTCCACTGATGCTCTTCACTTCATCCGTCCACAGGATGGTTTGCAGGAGAGTGAGCCCCCATACTACCAAAAGGGGAGGTGATGGCCCTGAAACCAGTGCCTGTTTGTCTTGTGACTCACATGTTTTGATATCACACCTTTTGCGAGTGACGGGGCCAGGAAAGCAGAGGCACGATTTACAGAACCTGGTCGGCACTAACATCCTGACGTTTAGAAATTCACTTTATCAACCAAAGAGCGGGGAATGATGACGTTAGGGAATGTTAGGGAATAATTATTGTGTCCAAAATGACCGTTCAGTAAAACCCAACCCCGAACAACATAGCAACTAAACAAGGAAGGCTGTCACACTTTGGATTCCTCCACATACATTGTACTTAAAGAGTTTCCATggtctttttttgccttaaaacatgagaaaagtgTCGGGAATGTTTGTCTGCTCTTCTGCAAGATGCAAAGCATGTCTGGCTAACTGGCATACTGCTCTAAAgccccttttccactgcacaaaaaacccaactaaCATCTggaattttaatgtaatgggaaaggtaaCAATAGGTATTCACACCCgcatcaaatgactctgcagttgTCACGAGTATTTATCACCTCCAGCTCTGATCGTCATTGATGGAAATATAATACCAGAGTGAAcgtgctaattttagccccttaaccAATGAGATACAGTGACGTGCCACCACAGAATACTGTATGTCTCTGTCCAAGCAGCTTTAAAATATCagtccaaattagtctgcaccaatTTGGAAGAAAGACTGAATAAGcaagacataataataataataagcagtgggaaaggagtctatatcctatttttagcaggttttcctgtgtttaaaaaaacctgcgTGTGTGCGccaattttggtggaaaaggggtataacAAAGTGTCATCTCCAAAGTCGAGCAGAATATTATTAGCTAACTAAATTATTTTGTGGGGTTACATGTTACGTTAGAAAAGGCTCAGAGGCTTCAGAACTTTACCAAACATCTTGGTCAGTCTTCATCCTCAAAGACGTTTGTAGTGTGCCATTAAAATATGACCATGTACTGtttgaaaaacagacaaaaagcagaCATAACCTCTGTGTTGCTTATCCAAGTATGATTTTGTGTAAGTTGAGCATCCTAATGAGTTAACTAATTACGATAAAAAATATGCTAGCAGCAGTTGCAGACCAGAAATGAGAAGCCAAAGTGAAATTGGGCacccattatttaaaaaaaaaaattaccacacATTTTGAGTGGTAGCTATATCTGCATTTACCGTGTGAGAACACAAAGCCTGACAGCCGTAACTAAAGGGGTGATGGGACTCAGAGAACAGTCATTTGCTcccacaacaaataaaataattaacaataagAGGCAACCAAAGCATTTCAGTACTTTGAAATTGACAGTCAGAGTTAGTAACTCAGGGTAATATGGCTCAAAGTTTACCTATGATTTCATAGTTTCAATAGCAAGTGTGTGTTATAGCTAGTTTATAGTCATTTAGTATGGTTAGATACACAAAGAAAGTTACACAATTAAAGCAAAGTGACATAAGTCTCTCCACAGATCAGTCTCACCAAGTTAACGGGTATGGGTGCTATCACATATCATCATACAAATTAGTGTTAGTTGATTATATTTGTTAATAATGGTTATGAATTAAAGAGGAACGCTATCATATCTGGTGTTAATCATATGAAACCAATGAATGTTGAAAATGGCTTTTATGTCTTATAGACGACTACGGTGTAATGAAAGGTGGCATACAGATTTGAGTTTGCAGCACTGTCAGCAGCGAGCAGAGAGGGGGCTCTCCAGTGTTAAATCCAGATCAGATCAGAGAAAGATCTAATTATAAAAGGCGCCGTGGGGCCACGCGAGCTGCCCTCGGTGGATTACTCTAATGATTGGGGCTATCTGCAGCAGCTGGTGATGACTGGGATGTTTGCTGCGTTGTAGGGGGGCCATAAACATCACAACTTTATTGATTAGAAAACTCTGCTCTCTAATGTGCAGATTGTATTCAGGTTTTTCGAAGGACTTTTACTCTAAAACGACAATTTGGGCAATGTGCATATTCACTTTCTTTAAgtccactctcatgtctgtcaaTAAGGATCGATACCAAAAAATCTGTTGCTCTCTTCTATGTCGTACCTATTAGTATTTTAAGAGTAACACCATCTGTTtaatcatgttgttttgttgtcaacACATAAAGGGCTCTTTGCTTCTCCACTGCAATGCGTTGTCTACACTCAGAAACAACGTATGCGTGCAGCACAGTGGGGCTTGCATTCTGACTGGTTTCATCCAACATATAATAGCAGTAATGGCttaagaaaagaggaaaataccCACAAAATAGAAAACTTGTAGCTGTAGCCGAAAcaagggaggaggggggaaatACCTTTGTATCCAGACCCCTGACACTTTGTTCACTTGCAGAGTCTTTTCAGAGAGGCTCAGACAAAGAATATCCATGTatataaaagtgaaacttatatTTTAGTCAAATCAGATCTTCAGCCTCAGTTATTGTTAAATTTTCAAACTGTTATTGGTCAtcatttgctgttattttagcAGGCAAATTATTCACTTCATAAATAATGACACATTGCTCTCCCCAACATTAAAGTATATAAGACACAATGGAAAGTATCATATTGGTACTGATAACAGCATTTCTTTCTCTGTATTACTTTGTATTGGATCAAAAGCAAATTTTGTGCTACTGCCCACTCCTAATGACTACATAAATCCGGCCAAAAGGTAAAGCTAAACCTAAAACTCTTCATGCAAAGCTATATGTTAATCAGTatatcagcacatcatcagTATCTGCAGACAGCGCCTTAAAATGACACATCAAGATTGGTCCAAAATGAACTTCCCTGCCATTATGACAGGTCGACAAGATgaacttttaattatttgacttcattcattcattcattggtCGTAACAGCTTATAAATCCTCTTAAGGTTCGCAGGAGGGGGCTGTCATAGGGGCAAAAGGCGGGGTACACGCTGGACACGTCACCATACTAtcacagggccgacacatagagacagactgGGACCCTGaagcaacagtgctaaccactacaCCACCGTGCTGCCCATGTGTGACTTAAATTAACTGAAATAGgtcaaatttgctcaggttctgGTTATTGTCAGGATTGTCTCAGGGAGAGCATCATCTAAGCCTGTTTTTCAGTTCTGTTTAAAATTTGTTACATAAGAACaaaagtaaacatgttttacatgtaagCAGGGTTAAAGGAGTTTTATTGTTTGGCCCAAATAATGTGTAGGCTACATTTTATAAAGAACTGTATTTTGTGCCTGCCACCAGTTGGCCATTACAATGAGTGTAGGTGTAATAATTATGTTAATGCCGCTGCAGGAGAGACTTGATATTGTCTGTTATTAGGCTGAAAAACATATGTGTATGTATCATTATCAGCCAAACTGCGTAGGGAAAACATCTGCATATCAGATATCACCAAAAATCCAATACTATGCATCCCTGCttaccagctgctggctgttaAGTAGCATCATATTTAGTATACAGACATGAGAGAGGTATCAATCTTCTAATATAACTCAtggcaagaaagtgaataaatgtatctcccaaaatgtcaaactattcttttaaaatgGCACAGAGTAATAATACGACCCGACTGAATGCCAAACTTGTCCTAATGGTTTTACATGAATTTAGTAATCAgtaaatctgtgtgtgcattagGGAAACAGGCTTTAGTAATACGTATGGAAGGCACGAGTTCTGCAGCTTTCAACTGTCCTGGCCCAACATTAAATGGTTTGCACTTATTAAGCCTGCTGGAAAATACTCCTGTTTAATGGGTTTTGTGTAAAAGTAAATACACTTGGAATACTTGCAAGAGCTATGTGGCCCAACAATaactataacaaaaaataaataaattaaatacccctctcctccaccccaaaaaaaacattatctcaGGAGTATATCCCCATCTGGAATACTGGACAACACGAAGCATTTATTCAGGTAAGTGACTGCTAATCTTTTATAATCCGGTGTTAAGTGCTTTTATCTGTAGACAAATTGTGGCTGGATAATGGCTGGGTCATTGACTGTATGGGGAGAGGGAAAGAACAGCATGTGCCTTTAGTCCCTATGAACTGCATTTATCTGCCACCAGAGGACTGCTGACAAAGAGGTAAACTTCGCCATTAGAGTTTAATATTCAGTCGCTCGACATTCTCCACAGCTGTCTCAAAACAAAAGGTGTGTCACCTCAACCTCCATTTATACCTGGGCAACATTAGatagaaggaaagaaaaattatTAACACAAAAGTATTTCGTGGTTTTAGTTTAAGGCTTTAcgttttgaccctcagggccactgTAATTCACTGCAGTTCTTCAATAACCAAATTTTAGGCAtccttttcaaaaatgtttcctgtaagttttgtttgtattacaaatttttaaaaaaagtagatcgttattggatattttaaaatctcaagTAGAGATATGGGTACTATCCTCATATCATCTTAGGGACTTTAAAGAAGTGTGAAGGCTGTTATAAGAGCACATGCTTGTGCTTGTGGGTTTGGAATTCAGCTACCATGTATGGGTTTATTattgagatctttttttttaatgcatcaaCCTGAGAGCAACTAATTGGTCCTACAAGGCTTATTCTTGCTGTCCAAAATACATAATTTCTGTCTGAAGATGCTGACGAGAGTGTTGAGCAACCAAGCATTTGAATTAAACCTGTGCTCAGACTGAATGCAAGTGAACTTTTGCTTTTCCTAGCACTAGCTAGCACTAGAGCTTTGAAGTCCAATAAAGACTTCCTTTCCAGCCAGCTAACGACACACAGACCaggcaatttatttaaaatatcgCCGAAACTCCagtttttcctatttttttgcactgcatACAGTAAACTCTGTCTGTTGTCCTGTCTGATATTTTTATACAAGGATGCAGCCTACATTTAGTCTGAACACATCTAATCAACCTACATCTCTGGCTTCATGTTGACTTAATGAATGGAGTGGATGCAGTTTTGCGCTTTACCTACAGCATTAAGGAGCAGGGCTTGTGTTTAGTGGGCCGGCTTACATTTGGAAACATCTCGGTTTAGGACAGAGAGCACCACTCCTCCGACAGAGATTCAATAATCATGTAGAGACTGCAGGAGCCACAACTACCTACTATCAAAGAAAGACATGTTGAAGGCAGAGGTGGGTGGGTGGACTGAGGGGCAGGACTGAATAAATGAAGGAGATGGTTTGGTTTGGGTCACCTCTTCAGAAGGTGGAATTGTGGGGCAGGTGAGGCACTGCCACTCCGGGCCTCCGGTCGGAGTGGCGCCGCATGTGCGGCAGCAAGTGGCCAGATGGTAACAGGCCTAGCAGCTCCTTGGATGCGCCTGGCCTCCTACGGCTCCACCGGCGACTACCATAACCGAGCCTGCGGCTTTGCCTCACTGCCTGGCCTAACAGCATGGCTGTCTGGGGCCACAGTGGGTCCGTGAAGCTAGAGATGCTGGCCTCCTGAAAGGGAATACAGGACCTGCGCCTCAGTGGGCGTTCTTCTCGATAGATGTGGGAGGCTGTGAAGAGGTCGGGGCTGAAGTTGGAGCAGGGCTGCCGTAAGCCCCCGGTCAGGGAGATGCGGCCCTCCAACGACGGCCCCAGCAGGCTGAGGCTAGTTCTGTCCGTCAACGAGTCCGTTCGGTCTTCATAGCTGAGATCAGCAGGGGCCGAGCACTGCTGCAGGGGCCAGCCTCCGCGACCCTTCCCCCCAATGTCCGCAGTGCTGCCTCCCTCACCCCCATCGCGTTCTACCCTGACTgcctcgtcttcctcctcctcctcctcttcctgttcctcctcctccacatccgctacctcttcctcctcctcctctacctctCCTTCCACCACaccctcctcctcgtcctctgtGCCGCTGGGTGGTGGGCAGCGTGGGTCCCGCAAGAAGACCACTATGACAGTGATATTATCACTAGAGCCTGCGTCACGGGCCGAGGCCACCAGCTTGTGGGCTACCATGGTGGTGTCTCCTGCATTCTCCTGGAGGTGGTCGCTCACCACCCGCACCGCCTCGTCTGGACTCACTGTGTCCCAGAAGCCATCACAGGCCAGGATCAAGTAGTCTTCTGAACCATCCAGTGGGAAGATACCATGGTCCGCATCACCACAGATGTACGGCTTGTGCTCTGAGTCACCTGGCAACACAGGTAACAGGTTATTCTGTTATTATTGACTCATACCACTGCTCATACTTTGACAGCATTACACAGCCTAACGATTCATCAGTTGAATTtcatgtttgattaaattcttaagCGATTAACCGCTCATGGATTAATTGTTACCATCCCTATTGTGGACTTTTAATAACAGTAGATTCAGAAGGATGCGTTGGTCTCTAGTGATTGTTTAGAGAAAAGTGAATACCGCTCCCCGATGAAACTGGTTAGAGTGGTCGCAATATCCGACTAAAGATGGAAACGGAGACTAATGTGTTGACagttctgtctgatatcaggcaaagATTCTCTTGTTTCAGCTGACAATGTTTAAGTTTAAgcaaaaatgagtaaaaacaggCATGAAAAAAATTTCAGAGTCCAATGTATGAATATGTACAACAGGTACATGTGGTTATTCTGAGTATTAATGGTACCTATTGCTCTGGATACAGACAGGCTGCCGTTAACCCTCCATGTGCCAAACCAGATCACACAGCCTCCCAGAGCCTCAATCCTCTGCTTCTCatcctgcagacacacatgaaGCACAGTCAGTTTTAGTGGTGATTACTGACACAAATtagcaaatattttattttaaatcacaatgtaaaatgcaatacaaacttttgtgcaaattttgtaaaaacactaCAGTTGGAAAGCCTGGAAAAAGCTGTTATATTGATGTTATTCTTCGCTTcagtaatgtttattttaacagagGTGAGAACAATATATTTTAGACACCAAATGTATTATGTAACTTagatttgaaattgtttttgcacaaaaagaagaagaaaaagaaagaattacATGATTTAAATTCAGGGGCGCAGCTGTAGATGCTGTAAACATTTGGGTGCTTGGCACAAACCCACTAAACTCTGAGGCAGGGTTGGAAATGATCACCAGCCaacagccaaatgctggtaaaatatgcaagtggctgctagatttgcttcactcatcagccaaaaaaacaattgttgtctattgagtggctggtaggTTTTGGAGTCCACCGGCCAAAGTGGCAGGGggacaaaaaagttcatttccaaccCTGGTCTGAGGGCAATTTTTCCTCCTGTTTACAGCAGCTATATGCACTATTTTTCAAGACATTTGAGATAAAggaatgccaaaaaaatctgtccatcattttgggaaaaaaacatgatagttGGTAAAGGTAAAAATCATCATGTAGAACAGAGATACTCGACTTAtgcccccccacccaccctcaCAAATGTTAAGGATGGTAATTTTCCCTCCTGCTAccttaaaagagacaaaacttgTCTGATGTTTCTGTTCTTTACCTACATAACATAGGTATGaaatttgatgtaattttggACAATAATCTTATTGTAAGTGATAGATTTTTAAACTTATGGTgtgtgaggatgtgtgtgtccatgtgtaaAGGTGTGTTACCTCTCTGTCTGGTTTATGTGGTTTCATCAGCTCCACAACCTGCCCTTTCCTGACCAGAATGACCTGGGAGTCTCCCAACCAGGCCACATACAATGTCCGACCCCGCAGGAACGTCACCACGCCCGTTGTGCCACAGCGCAGgtgctgccacacacacacacacacacacacacacacacacacacgtcacagTAGTCAGATCACAAACTGAGCAGCAGCTAAATAATTTCATACCAGATCAGGATCATCAGACTACGAGCAGAAAAACTGTCATGACTTTTTGGAAAGAATGTGGAGTAGTTGAGCCaatttgaaaaatggaaaaaaacataaacagaaagTGTTGATgtggaaaataaacacacagatgtgagGGATTGGTGGGGGAGAGGTGTGGGTTTTGGTGATACTTAGTGATTTAGAAATTAATATAATTCTGGATTTGTATGAAAAACATCCTaagttgctgcttttatttatcGTTGTTGAACTATTTAAGATCAGTATTTTAATCAGTAGTGGAATGAAACTAAGTACATTCAGTCAACTACAACTTGTACATCTACTCTGCCAAATCTCAAGTAAATAATGTACTTGTTACTCCACCTTATTCTACTATTCTGACAGGTAATTACTTTTCAGACTGCGGCCTTTGATAGACCTCCTGACCAGTAATAAAATTCATTTCTCCACATGTTAATTTTGaatgataaaattacttttagaGATATGTGGTTCTCACAGGACAGCCATGCTACAAACATATTATAATCTTAAATAATATGATGCATAGAGAACCAgagaaatgagtcctaaaacccataAATCAGTTAGCACGttagcacctctggttccctcgttTCAAAGACGATGGGtcttttgaatgggttttttaaagcttaaaagCGACTGTATAGTAGTTTGTTTATGGCctgacattatgtttttactaCTTGTGATTGCATTTAAGCTCCTGAAAGTAGTGTtc
This genomic window from Plectropomus leopardus isolate mb chromosome 13, YSFRI_Pleo_2.0, whole genome shotgun sequence contains:
- the ppm1e gene encoding protein phosphatase 1E — its product is MMAGSTAEEKTFRRFLELFLREMRMPLQESDPPPMRPLSDLVIEEEVEGECLDLCLQHLYKYNCPCSLAAALARATADSLLQTDLSIHHLNKTVEDGADPLPQMESVKLARLVFNTLFEMCCLWLKELPFRRRPQPYYETSIHAIKNMRRKMEDKHVIIPDFNTLFNVQDQEEQAYFAVFDGHGGVDAAIFAANHLHVNLVHQESFGQDPIEALCRAFKLTDEQFVKKASREHLRCGTTGVVTFLRGRTLYVAWLGDSQVILVRKGQVVELMKPHKPDREDEKQRIEALGGCVIWFGTWRVNGSLSVSRAIGDSEHKPYICGDADHGIFPLDGSEDYLILACDGFWDTVSPDEAVRVVSDHLQENAGDTTMVAHKLVASARDAGSSDNITVIVVFLRDPRCPPPSGTEDEEEGVVEGEVEEEEEEVADVEEEEQEEEEEEEDEAVRVERDGGEGGSTADIGGKGRGGWPLQQCSAPADLSYEDRTDSLTDRTSLSLLGPSLEGRISLTGGLRQPCSNFSPDLFTASHIYREERPLRRRSCIPFQEASISSFTDPLWPQTAMLLGQAVRQSRRLGYGSRRWSRRRPGASKELLGLLPSGHLLPHMRRHSDRRPGVAVPHLPHNSTF